Proteins encoded in a region of the Perca fluviatilis chromosome 6, GENO_Pfluv_1.0, whole genome shotgun sequence genome:
- the ikbkb gene encoding inhibitor of nuclear factor kappa-B kinase subunit beta, translating to MNRVPLQQQQSCGSWELKERLGTGGFGNVTRWQNKDTEEQIAIKQCRQELSERNKERWCLEIQIMKRLDHVNVVAAREVPEGMQKTMTTNDLPLLAMEYCQGGDLRKYLNLLDNCCGIREGSVLILLSDISSALTYLHKKRIIHRDLKPENIVLQQGEKRLIHKIIDLGYAKELDQSSLCTSFVGTLQYLAPELIERQKYTVTVDYWSFGTLVFECITGFRPFLPTWQPVPWHNKLRLKQDDDIVVYEDLSGEIHFSKHLPQPNNLNSLLLERLERWLQLMLKWSPQERGKDRDATPTDCFSQLELILQLKLVHVLNMISAKILTYSVSDEETVADLQLRIEKDTNIPAANQELLLEAGLALESHGLATQCAIDYKEIDGRRTDLPLVFLFDRSSCSYEPQFSPRTLPENIRFVQTDPKRLLTYSPLRRTCGQAWHTIRSLKEDWQRLQQGQKAAIMSLLRHNSSLSKQKNEMVSMHQRLMAKLDFFTTSLHIDMDKYQEQTATGIASEKLLGVWREMEQTAVSCGQAKVSELEEEMMQLQPDIVDVQRQPWRSGEALDTLEGKAMELFRKLREKPRDQRCPGDSQEVVRLVVQAVQFYEKKIRDFYTHLSKTAVCRQRVMELLPKVEGVVQKMAESEQVLMSLQEKRQRELWNLLKVACSKVRSPVSGSPDGLRTPSSVPPLLTPRHSLQQFDESLVEESRTFESRLQSLLHDTIQESESSMEVLREWTWLQGGQNFSNDLS from the exons GTTGGATCATGTTAACGTTGTCGCAGCCAGAGAGGTTCCTGAGGGAATGCAGAAAACAATGACAACCAATGACCTTCCACTGCTGGCAATGGAGTACTGTCAGGGAGGAGATCTGAGAAAG TATCTAAACCTCTTGGATAACTGCTGTGGAATAAGGGAGGGCTCCGTTTTGATTCTGTTAAGTGACATTT CATCAGCTCTAACCTACCTCCATAAGAAGAGGATCATCCACAGAGATCTGAAACCAGAAAACATTGTGCTGCAGCAGGGAGAGAAGAGA TTGATCCACAAGATTATAGATCTCGGCTATGCTAAAGAGCTGGACCAGAGCAGCCTTTGCACCTCATTTGTGGGAACACTACAGTACTTG GCTCCAGAGCTCATTGAGAGACAGAAGTACACGGTCACTGTGGACTACTGGAGCTTCGGGACTTTGGTGTTTGAGTGTATCACAGGATTTCGCCCTTTCTTaccaacctggcaacctgttcCTTG GCACAACAAACTGAGGCTGAAGCAGGATGATGATATTGTCGTCTATGAGGACCTCTCGGGGGAAATCCACTTCTCTAAACATCTCCCTCAGCCTAACAACCTCAACAG TCTGTTATTAGAGAGACTGGAGAGGTGGCTGCAGCTGATGTTAAAGTGGTCTCCTCAGGAGAGAGGCAAAGACCGCGATGCTACACCCACGGACTGCTTCTCCCAGCTGGAGCTCATACTGCAGCTCAAG CTGGTTCATGTCCTGAACATGATTTCTGCTAAAATCCTGACGTACTCTGTCTCCGACGAAGAGACTGTGGCCGACCTGCAGCTGAGGATAGAGAAAGACACCAACatccctgcagccaatcaggagcTGCTGCTCGAGGCGGGTCTGGCCTTGGAGTCTCATGGACTGGCCACGCAGTGCGCCATAGATTACAAA GAGATAGATGGGCGACGGACAGACTTGCCTCTGGTCTTCCTGTTTGATCGTTCCTCTTGCAGTTATGAACCTCAGTTTTCTCCTCGCACACTTCCAGAAAACATCCGCTTCGTCC AAACCGACCCTAAACGCCTTCTGACGTACAGCCCTCTGAGGAGGACCTGCGGCCAGGCGTGGCACACCATCCGCTCCCTGAAGGAAGACTGGCAAAGACTGCAGCAGGGGCAGAAAGCTGCCAT CATGAGCCTGCTGAGACACAACTCTTCGCTGTCCAAACAGAAGAATGAGATGGTGTCCATGCACCAGAGACTCATGGCCAAGCTGGACTTCTTTACCACGAGCCTCCACATAGATATGGACAAATACCAGGAGCAGACCGCCACCGGGATTG CGTCAGAGAAACTCCTGGGCGTGTGGAGGGAGATGGAGCAGACTGCTGTCAGCTGTGGTCAG GCCAAGGTGAGTGAACTGGAGGAGGAGATGATGCAGCTGCAGCCAGACATAGTGGATGTGCAGAGACAGCCGTGGAGGAGTGGAGAGGCCCTGGACACACT TGAAGGAAAGGCCATGGAGCTGTTCCGCAAACTCAGAGAGAAACCCAGAG ACCAGAGGTGCCCAGGGGACAGCCAGGAGGTGGTGCGCCTGGTGGTTCAGGCTGTGCAGTTCTACGAGAAGAAGATCAGAGACTTCTACACACACCTCAG TAAAACAGCAGTGTGTCGTCAGCGTGTGATGGAGCTGCTGCCGAAGGTGGAGGGTGTGGTCCAGAAGATGGCTGAGAGCGAACAGGTCCTGATGAGTCTGCAGGAGAAACGACAGAGGGAGCTGTGGAACTTGCTCAAAGTCGCCTGT AGTAAAGTTCGCAGCCCGGTGAGTGGGAGTCCTGATGGATTACGAACTCCCTCTTCAGTCCCGCCTCTACTGACCCCCAGACACAGCTTACAACAGTT TGACGAGTCTCTTGTGGAGGAGAGCAGGACATTTGAGAGTCGACTCCAGAGTTTGCTGCATGACACCATCCAGGAATCAGAGAGCAGTATGGAG GTGTTGAGGGAATGGACGTGGCTGCAGGGAGGCCAGAATTTCTCCAATGACCTCTCCTAA
- the vdac3 gene encoding voltage-dependent anion-selective channel protein 3 isoform X4: MAVPPSYSDLGKSAKDIFNKGFGYGILKLDVKTKSQSGVEFATSGSNNTDTGKSGGHLETKYKLNELGLNFNQKWNTDNTLTTEITMEDQLAKGLKLGLDASFVPNTGKKSAKLKSGYKCEFVNVGCDLDFDMSGPTLHGAAVLGYEGWLAGYQLAFDTAKSKLTQNNFALGYKAGDFQLHTNVNDGTEFGGSIYQKVNSNLETAVHLAWTAGSNNTSFGIGAKYQLDKDASLSTKVNNACLVGVGYTQTLRPGVKLTLSGLIDGKNMNGGGHKVGLGFELEA, translated from the exons ATGGCCGTCCCTCCTTCATACTCAGACTTGGGGAAATCTGCCAAAGACATCTTCAACAAGGGCTTTG gatATGGAATTCTAAAGCTGGATGTTAAGACCAAGTCCCAGAGTGGTGTT GAGTTTGCCACCTCCGGCTCCAACAACACTGACACAGGAAAGTCAGGAGGCCACCTGGAGACCAAGTACAAATTGAATGAGCTGGGCCTCAACTTCAACCAGAAATGGAACACAGACAACACTCTCACCACAGAAATCACCATGGAGGACCAG CTGGCTAAAGGCCTGAAGCTCGGTTTGGATGCGTCATTTGTGCCCAACACTGG CAAGAAGAGCGCCAAACTGAAGTCCGGCTACAAATGTGAGTTTGTAAATGTTGGCTGTGACCTGGACTTCGACATGTCCGGTCCCACTCTCCACGGAGCTGCTGTGCTGGGCTACGAGGGCTGGCTGGCGGGTTACCAGTTGGCTTTTGACACAGCCAAATCTAAACTGACCCAGAACAACTTCGCCCTTGGATACAAGGCCGGTGACTTCCAGCTTCACACCAACGT AAATGACGGCACAGAGTTCGGTGGCTCCATTTACCAAAAGGTGAACAGCAACTTAGAGACGGCAGTCCACCTGGCCTGGACAGCTGGCAGCAACAACACAAGCTTTGGAATTGGAGCCAAATACCAGCTGGATAAGGATGCCTCCCTGTCT ACCAAAGTTAACAATGCCTGCCTCGTTGGAGTTGGATACACGCAAACCCTCAGGCCAG GAGTGAAGCTCACCCTCTCTGGGTTGATTGACGGGAAGAACATGAACGGCGGCGGACACAAAGTCGGCTTGGGTTTCGAGCTGGAAGCGTAA
- the vdac3 gene encoding voltage-dependent anion-selective channel protein 3 isoform X1, giving the protein MAEKGVGCEVQQDKTGKGEKADNKGHCVTCQHHAPKGHGTMAVPPSYSDLGKSAKDIFNKGFGYGILKLDVKTKSQSGVMEFATSGSNNTDTGKSGGHLETKYKLNELGLNFNQKWNTDNTLTTEITMEDQLAKGLKLGLDASFVPNTGKKSAKLKSGYKCEFVNVGCDLDFDMSGPTLHGAAVLGYEGWLAGYQLAFDTAKSKLTQNNFALGYKAGDFQLHTNVNDGTEFGGSIYQKVNSNLETAVHLAWTAGSNNTSFGIGAKYQLDKDASLSTKVNNACLVGVGYTQTLRPGVKLTLSGLIDGKNMNGGGHKVGLGFELEA; this is encoded by the exons ATGGCAGAGAAAGGAGTGGGGTGTGAGGTGCAGCAGGACAAGACAGGAAAAGGCGAAAAGGCAGACAACAAAGGCCACTGTGTGACATGTCAGCACCACGCACCTAAGGGACATG GCACAATGGCCGTCCCTCCTTCATACTCAGACTTGGGGAAATCTGCCAAAGACATCTTCAACAAGGGCTTTG gatATGGAATTCTAAAGCTGGATGTTAAGACCAAGTCCCAGAGTGGTGTT ATg GAGTTTGCCACCTCCGGCTCCAACAACACTGACACAGGAAAGTCAGGAGGCCACCTGGAGACCAAGTACAAATTGAATGAGCTGGGCCTCAACTTCAACCAGAAATGGAACACAGACAACACTCTCACCACAGAAATCACCATGGAGGACCAG CTGGCTAAAGGCCTGAAGCTCGGTTTGGATGCGTCATTTGTGCCCAACACTGG CAAGAAGAGCGCCAAACTGAAGTCCGGCTACAAATGTGAGTTTGTAAATGTTGGCTGTGACCTGGACTTCGACATGTCCGGTCCCACTCTCCACGGAGCTGCTGTGCTGGGCTACGAGGGCTGGCTGGCGGGTTACCAGTTGGCTTTTGACACAGCCAAATCTAAACTGACCCAGAACAACTTCGCCCTTGGATACAAGGCCGGTGACTTCCAGCTTCACACCAACGT AAATGACGGCACAGAGTTCGGTGGCTCCATTTACCAAAAGGTGAACAGCAACTTAGAGACGGCAGTCCACCTGGCCTGGACAGCTGGCAGCAACAACACAAGCTTTGGAATTGGAGCCAAATACCAGCTGGATAAGGATGCCTCCCTGTCT ACCAAAGTTAACAATGCCTGCCTCGTTGGAGTTGGATACACGCAAACCCTCAGGCCAG GAGTGAAGCTCACCCTCTCTGGGTTGATTGACGGGAAGAACATGAACGGCGGCGGACACAAAGTCGGCTTGGGTTTCGAGCTGGAAGCGTAA
- the vdac3 gene encoding voltage-dependent anion-selective channel protein 3 isoform X2, which yields MAEKGVGCEVQQDKTGKGEKADNKGHCVTCQHHAPKGHGTMAVPPSYSDLGKSAKDIFNKGFGYGILKLDVKTKSQSGVEFATSGSNNTDTGKSGGHLETKYKLNELGLNFNQKWNTDNTLTTEITMEDQLAKGLKLGLDASFVPNTGKKSAKLKSGYKCEFVNVGCDLDFDMSGPTLHGAAVLGYEGWLAGYQLAFDTAKSKLTQNNFALGYKAGDFQLHTNVNDGTEFGGSIYQKVNSNLETAVHLAWTAGSNNTSFGIGAKYQLDKDASLSTKVNNACLVGVGYTQTLRPGVKLTLSGLIDGKNMNGGGHKVGLGFELEA from the exons ATGGCAGAGAAAGGAGTGGGGTGTGAGGTGCAGCAGGACAAGACAGGAAAAGGCGAAAAGGCAGACAACAAAGGCCACTGTGTGACATGTCAGCACCACGCACCTAAGGGACATG GCACAATGGCCGTCCCTCCTTCATACTCAGACTTGGGGAAATCTGCCAAAGACATCTTCAACAAGGGCTTTG gatATGGAATTCTAAAGCTGGATGTTAAGACCAAGTCCCAGAGTGGTGTT GAGTTTGCCACCTCCGGCTCCAACAACACTGACACAGGAAAGTCAGGAGGCCACCTGGAGACCAAGTACAAATTGAATGAGCTGGGCCTCAACTTCAACCAGAAATGGAACACAGACAACACTCTCACCACAGAAATCACCATGGAGGACCAG CTGGCTAAAGGCCTGAAGCTCGGTTTGGATGCGTCATTTGTGCCCAACACTGG CAAGAAGAGCGCCAAACTGAAGTCCGGCTACAAATGTGAGTTTGTAAATGTTGGCTGTGACCTGGACTTCGACATGTCCGGTCCCACTCTCCACGGAGCTGCTGTGCTGGGCTACGAGGGCTGGCTGGCGGGTTACCAGTTGGCTTTTGACACAGCCAAATCTAAACTGACCCAGAACAACTTCGCCCTTGGATACAAGGCCGGTGACTTCCAGCTTCACACCAACGT AAATGACGGCACAGAGTTCGGTGGCTCCATTTACCAAAAGGTGAACAGCAACTTAGAGACGGCAGTCCACCTGGCCTGGACAGCTGGCAGCAACAACACAAGCTTTGGAATTGGAGCCAAATACCAGCTGGATAAGGATGCCTCCCTGTCT ACCAAAGTTAACAATGCCTGCCTCGTTGGAGTTGGATACACGCAAACCCTCAGGCCAG GAGTGAAGCTCACCCTCTCTGGGTTGATTGACGGGAAGAACATGAACGGCGGCGGACACAAAGTCGGCTTGGGTTTCGAGCTGGAAGCGTAA
- the enkd1 gene encoding enkurin domain-containing protein 1 isoform X2: protein MCEGPSSISGPIPPDPSLFPQYYTRPASARGRLEGNHDGTMALLSGPLAPDPVLYPGSYSARTPPHRPRISPNATHILERGQRGVVGELLKLEGVSITPVPKQKQRVHDFGKENVRRLREIQRRCKEHEAERAQSRPVPVKALWTSSKYQNVPSRVMVQLQAHSAAPPRPRFKTSPVALQRLASCNSIQDQNLQLQVEGQTIDFIKHNARSAGKTVMRRSQSLTNLRDKPIPSAVKGQVPQYLEERKEQWHKEEEERRRNAPDPTAPAGHTLMPESERQETLKSLKETHRSLVTELLSLPLKADNLSVRSRRAHLDCRLSEIEEAIKIFSRDKVYVKIDS, encoded by the exons ATGTGTGAGGGACCTTCATCAATATCTGGGCCAATCCCCCCAGACCCTTCTCTGTTTCCTCAGTACTACACACGACCTGCTTCGG cacgTGGCCGTTTAGAGGGGAACCATGATGGTACTATGGCCCTGCTCTCAGGGCCACTCGCTCCAGATCCTGTGTTGTACCCTGGCTCTTACAGTGCTCGTACCCCACCACATCGTCCCCGTATCAGTCCTAATGCCACCCATATTCTGGAACGAGGACAGAGAGGGGTAGTGGGAGAACTACTCAAACTAGAAGGTGTTTCTATCACCCCTGTTCCCAAACAGA AACAGCGGGTACATGACTTTGGTAAAGAGAATGTGCGTCGGCTCAGGGAGATCCAGAGACGCTGCAAAGAGCATGAGGCTGAGAGAGCACAGTCTCGTCCGGTTCCAGTCAAAGCTCTTTGGACCTCCTCCAAATATCAGAACGTCCCATCCAGGGTGATGGTCCAGCTACAG GCCCACTCTGCTGCCCCACCAAGACCACGCTTCAAAACCTCTCCTGTAGCTTTGCAACGCCTGGCCTCCTGCAACTCCATACAGGACCAGAACTTGCAA TTACAGGTGGAAGGCCAGACAATAGACTTCATAAAACATAATGCCCGGTCTGCAGGAAAAACTGTGATGCGTCGGTCCCAGTCACTGACAAACCTTAGAGATAAGCCTATCCCCAGTGCAGTCAAGGGACAGGTGCCTCAGTA tcTTGAGGAAAGGAAGGAGCAGTGGcataaagaggaggaggagaggaggaggaacgcACCTGATCCTACAGCCCCAGCTGGTCACACCCTGATGCCTGAGAGTGAGAGACAGGAGACACTGAAGTCCCTCAAAGAGA CCCATCGCTCACTGGTGACTGAGctgctgtctctccctctcaaaGCTGACAATCTGAGTGTTCGTTCACGTCGGGCTCATCTTGATTGTAGGCTTTCTGAAATTGAGGAGGCAATTAAAATATTCTCCAGGGACAAAGTTTATGTAAAAATAGATTCCTAA
- the vdac3 gene encoding voltage-dependent anion-selective channel protein 3 isoform X3: MAVPPSYSDLGKSAKDIFNKGFGYGILKLDVKTKSQSGVMEFATSGSNNTDTGKSGGHLETKYKLNELGLNFNQKWNTDNTLTTEITMEDQLAKGLKLGLDASFVPNTGKKSAKLKSGYKCEFVNVGCDLDFDMSGPTLHGAAVLGYEGWLAGYQLAFDTAKSKLTQNNFALGYKAGDFQLHTNVNDGTEFGGSIYQKVNSNLETAVHLAWTAGSNNTSFGIGAKYQLDKDASLSTKVNNACLVGVGYTQTLRPGVKLTLSGLIDGKNMNGGGHKVGLGFELEA; the protein is encoded by the exons ATGGCCGTCCCTCCTTCATACTCAGACTTGGGGAAATCTGCCAAAGACATCTTCAACAAGGGCTTTG gatATGGAATTCTAAAGCTGGATGTTAAGACCAAGTCCCAGAGTGGTGTT ATg GAGTTTGCCACCTCCGGCTCCAACAACACTGACACAGGAAAGTCAGGAGGCCACCTGGAGACCAAGTACAAATTGAATGAGCTGGGCCTCAACTTCAACCAGAAATGGAACACAGACAACACTCTCACCACAGAAATCACCATGGAGGACCAG CTGGCTAAAGGCCTGAAGCTCGGTTTGGATGCGTCATTTGTGCCCAACACTGG CAAGAAGAGCGCCAAACTGAAGTCCGGCTACAAATGTGAGTTTGTAAATGTTGGCTGTGACCTGGACTTCGACATGTCCGGTCCCACTCTCCACGGAGCTGCTGTGCTGGGCTACGAGGGCTGGCTGGCGGGTTACCAGTTGGCTTTTGACACAGCCAAATCTAAACTGACCCAGAACAACTTCGCCCTTGGATACAAGGCCGGTGACTTCCAGCTTCACACCAACGT AAATGACGGCACAGAGTTCGGTGGCTCCATTTACCAAAAGGTGAACAGCAACTTAGAGACGGCAGTCCACCTGGCCTGGACAGCTGGCAGCAACAACACAAGCTTTGGAATTGGAGCCAAATACCAGCTGGATAAGGATGCCTCCCTGTCT ACCAAAGTTAACAATGCCTGCCTCGTTGGAGTTGGATACACGCAAACCCTCAGGCCAG GAGTGAAGCTCACCCTCTCTGGGTTGATTGACGGGAAGAACATGAACGGCGGCGGACACAAAGTCGGCTTGGGTTTCGAGCTGGAAGCGTAA
- the enkd1 gene encoding enkurin domain-containing protein 1 isoform X1 yields MCEGPSSISGPIPPDPSLFPQYYTRPASARGRLEGNHDGTMALLSGPLAPDPVLYPGSYSARTPPHRPRISPNATHILERGQRGVVGELLKLEGVSITPVPKQKQRVHDFGKENVRRLREIQRRCKEHEAERAQSRPVPVKALWTSSKYQNVPSRVMVQLQVSSPTTKPQCQTFLKAHSAAPPRPRFKTSPVALQRLASCNSIQDQNLQLQVEGQTIDFIKHNARSAGKTVMRRSQSLTNLRDKPIPSAVKGQVPQYLEERKEQWHKEEEERRRNAPDPTAPAGHTLMPESERQETLKSLKETHRSLVTELLSLPLKADNLSVRSRRAHLDCRLSEIEEAIKIFSRDKVYVKIDS; encoded by the exons ATGTGTGAGGGACCTTCATCAATATCTGGGCCAATCCCCCCAGACCCTTCTCTGTTTCCTCAGTACTACACACGACCTGCTTCGG cacgTGGCCGTTTAGAGGGGAACCATGATGGTACTATGGCCCTGCTCTCAGGGCCACTCGCTCCAGATCCTGTGTTGTACCCTGGCTCTTACAGTGCTCGTACCCCACCACATCGTCCCCGTATCAGTCCTAATGCCACCCATATTCTGGAACGAGGACAGAGAGGGGTAGTGGGAGAACTACTCAAACTAGAAGGTGTTTCTATCACCCCTGTTCCCAAACAGA AACAGCGGGTACATGACTTTGGTAAAGAGAATGTGCGTCGGCTCAGGGAGATCCAGAGACGCTGCAAAGAGCATGAGGCTGAGAGAGCACAGTCTCGTCCGGTTCCAGTCAAAGCTCTTTGGACCTCCTCCAAATATCAGAACGTCCCATCCAGGGTGATGGTCCAGCTACAG GTTTCTAGTCCAACTACTAAACCACAGTGTCAAACATTTCTGAAGGCCCACTCTGCTGCCCCACCAAGACCACGCTTCAAAACCTCTCCTGTAGCTTTGCAACGCCTGGCCTCCTGCAACTCCATACAGGACCAGAACTTGCAA TTACAGGTGGAAGGCCAGACAATAGACTTCATAAAACATAATGCCCGGTCTGCAGGAAAAACTGTGATGCGTCGGTCCCAGTCACTGACAAACCTTAGAGATAAGCCTATCCCCAGTGCAGTCAAGGGACAGGTGCCTCAGTA tcTTGAGGAAAGGAAGGAGCAGTGGcataaagaggaggaggagaggaggaggaacgcACCTGATCCTACAGCCCCAGCTGGTCACACCCTGATGCCTGAGAGTGAGAGACAGGAGACACTGAAGTCCCTCAAAGAGA CCCATCGCTCACTGGTGACTGAGctgctgtctctccctctcaaaGCTGACAATCTGAGTGTTCGTTCACGTCGGGCTCATCTTGATTGTAGGCTTTCTGAAATTGAGGAGGCAATTAAAATATTCTCCAGGGACAAAGTTTATGTAAAAATAGATTCCTAA